One genomic window of Coffea eugenioides isolate CCC68of chromosome 1, Ceug_1.0, whole genome shotgun sequence includes the following:
- the LOC113771299 gene encoding protein FAR1-RELATED SEQUENCE 5-like gives MDTKIGALDTCKPLSNDVCCLPTNGAVTIHQSPIPFNSADSTLGRHLARRLVQVGVNDVFCLRAQAVTVDTSEEGPCEAVVTDCSGVEQKQRNQSHTYKNCVYECESNVYRVHFVKVVRKQRINQMALDVCGRLRSFDLNQEPECDRDTFIEESGGSIGGHEDEEADELVGAIGVDDVMKLTFDTEEEAGEFYNLYAKLSGFGIRKSNAKRDADGISRFRKWVCCCEGYRNEKWFNYEDRKREAKPITRTGCGACFRVKYDIESVKYVVTRFIMEHNHPLASEASVQHIRSHRKVSDAEYAQAKSLKLVGARICQIMKHFVIKAGGYSNVGFCIKDLYNRMDEERRKDIFNGDAEGALGFLAAKKDADDMFFYKYHVDDEGRLAMLFWADSKSRADFSVFGDVLVFDTTYKTNKYRKPLVVLAGVNNHLNSTVFGCALLSDERIETYEWVLSTFVEAMKGRKPVAVMTDGDSAMRRAIKNLLPDACHRLCSWHLHRNARSNIRCEEFNNRFYNLMARKCSTLEFEDRWARLVNECGVVENEWVKKLYRRRRLWAEAYLRGHFFAGMRSTQRCEKMNAFLNEYLNEKMRLYEFVRSFDLAIAWLRHTESKAVHTSENTKPVLTTILPELEGSAAEVFTRNVFFMVRKHLNRQGLLISEGWSEDGGNRTYYYSKYGGHEISWRVDYDRSMEKLICSCMKFESKGIPCAHMFRVMVVEGMNRIPEACISKRWTKGVHCSNNGMKEFVADEQLTQMARYGTLKSSCNTMCYYASYMDDAFNDLQQMFDKHSVDLKEKWIDRGYGGDGFAMDSRVRNDRSRRTFGLLDPRVSRCKGDHKHAEAKKKRKCGHCRLQAGHNQRTCPYKKNSHNTAVDDDYMENCLDDSLEKSFEIGTGCSDSGEWRGQAFVPQPFGSGGRDTGGQQRSPGER, from the exons ATGGACACTAAGATCGGAGCATTGGACACATGTAAGCCACTTAGCAATGACGTCTGTTGTCTCCCCACCAATGGCGCCGTTACCATCCACCAATCTCCCATTCCTTTCAACTCTGCTGACTCCACTCTCGGACGCCACCTTGCTCGTCGTCTCGTCCAGGTCGGCGTAAATGATGTCTTCTGCTTGAGA GCGCAGGCGGTGACGGTAGATACATCTGAGGAAGGCCCTTGCGAAGCTGTGGTGACAGACTGCAGCGGCGTGGAACAGAAGCAGAGAAATCAAAG CCACACTTATAAAAACTGTGTATATGAATGTGAGAGTAATGTTTATCGGGTGCATTTTGTGAAAGTTGTGAG GAAACAGAGAATTAATCAAATGGCGTTGGATGTTTGCGGCAGGTTAAGGTCATTTGACCTTAACCAAGAACCTGAGTGTGACCGAGACACATTCATTGAAGAAAGCGGTGGTTCAATAGGAGGACACGAAGATGAGGAGGCAGATGAATTGGTGGGCGCAATAGGCGTGGATGACGTAATGAAATTAACATTTGACACGGAAGAAGAAGCTGGGGAATTCTATAATTTGTATGCGAAACTAAGCGGATTTGGGATTCGTAAAAGTAATGCCAAACGAGATGCAGATGGCATTTCAAGATTTAGAAAATGGGTATGTTGCTGTGAAGGTTACAGGAATGAAAAGTGGTTTAATTATGAAGACCGGAAAAGAGAAGCAAAACCAATCACAAGAACCGGGTGTGGGGCTTGCTTTCGCGTGAAATATGACATAGAATCGGTAAAGTATGTGGTGACACGTTTCATTATGGAGCACAATCACCCGCTGGCATCAGAGGCAAGTGTGCAACACATTAGGTCGCATAGAAAAGTGAGCGATGCAGAATATGCGCAGGCAAAAAGTCTAAAGTTGGTTGGGGCCAGAATATGCCAGATAATGAAACATTTTGTTATCAAAGCCGGAGGGTATAGTAACGTGGGATTTTGCATTAAGGATTTGTATAACCGAATGGACGAGGAACGTAGAAAAGATATTTTTAATGGCGATGCAGAAGGGGCACTTGGGTTCTTGGCAGCGAAGAAGGATGccgatgacatgttcttttatAAATATCATGTAGATGACGAAGGAAGATTGGCAATGTTGTTTTGGGCAGATTCTAAATCTCGTGCGGACTTCAGTGTATTTGGAGATGTATTGGTGTTTGATACaacatacaaaacaaataaataccgCAAGCCACTAGTTGTACTTGCAGGGGTAAACAACCATTTGAACAGTACTGTTTTTGGCTGTGCACTGCTATCAGATGAGAGGATTGAAACATATGAATGGGTGCTAAGTACATTTGTAGAGGCTATGAAAGGTAGAAAGCCAGTAGCAGTGATGACAGATGGGGACAGTGCAATGAGAAGAGCTATAAAGAATCTTCTCCCGGATGCTTGTCACAGGCTATGTTCGTGGCACTTGCATAGAAATGCACGGAGTAATATTCGCTGCGAGGAGTTTAATAACAGGTTCTATAACCTGATGGCGAGAAAGTGTAGCACTCTTGAGTTTGAGGATCGGTGGGCTAGGTTGGTTAATGAATGTGGGGTGGTAGAGAATGAGTGGGTGAAGAAATTGTACCGTAGGAGAAGGTTATGGGCAGAGGCCTATTTACGCGGTCATTTTTTTGCAGGTATGAGAAGTACTCAAAGGTGTGAGAAAATGAATGCTTTTTTGAACGAGTACTTGAATGAAAAAATGCGACTATATGAATTCGTTAGAAGTTTTGATTTGGCAATAGCATGGCTTCGACATACCGAGAGCAAAGCAGTTCACACAAGCGAAAACACAAAACCAGTCTTAACCACAATCCTGCCCGAATTAGAGGGGAGCGCAGCGGAGGTGTTTACAAGGAATGTGTTCTTCATGGTGAGGAAGCATTTGAACAGGCAAGGACTTCTAATTTCTGAGGGCTGGAGCGAGGATGGAGGGAATCGTACATATTATTACTCGAAATATGGTGGACACGAAATAAGTTGGAGGGTGGATTATGATAGGTCAATGGAGAAGCTAATCTGCTCTTGCATGAAATTCGAGTCAAAGGGGATTCCTTGTGCTCACATGTTTCGCGTGATGGTGGTAGAAGGAATGAACAGGATCCCAGAAGCATGCATTTCGAAGCGGTGGACAAAGGGAGTTCACTGTAGTAATAATGGAATGAAAGAATTTGTTGCAGACGAACAGCTGACACAAATGGCCAGATATGGCACTTTAAAGTCCAGCTGTAATACTATGTGTTACTATGCCTCCTACATGGATGATGCGTTTAATGACCTGCAACAGATGTTTGACAAGCATTCTGTGGACCTAAAGGAGAAGTGGATTGATAGGGGATATGGGGGAGATGGATTTGCAATGGATTCAAGAGTGAGGAACGATAGAAGTAGAAGAACATTCGGGCTGTTAGATCCTAGGGTGTCCCGGTGTAAAGGTGATCACAAGCATGCAGaagcaaagaagaaaagaaagtgtgGTCATTGCAG ATTGCAGGCAGGCCACAACCAACGAACATGCCCATACAAAAAGAATTCGCACAACACAGCAGTTGATGATGATTATATGGAAAACTGTTTGGATGACTCGctggaaaaatcatttgaaattgGTACGGGCTGCAGCGACTCAGGCGAATGGAGAGGACAAGCATTTGTACCACAACCATTCGGTAGCGGTGGAAGGGACACAGGTGGCCAACAAAGAAGTCCAGGAGAAAGATGA